The DNA window gaccagagGGTTGAGGGACcggagaggaaaaggaaaacaaagaagacCAGGGTGGAAATACCGCGGCGGGATCAGCCGATGAGGATTGTTTGGGCCGAATGTGATGCGGTCAGTTGATCGGCATGCGTCACTACCACTGGAAGGGCCGATGAACCATCACTCATGATATTCTCTAAATAATCTAACATGGTCTATAATCATAAATACGGTATCGGGGCAGTCGTATGAACAATGCACGGAAAGAGTAGGGTATTCGCAATAACCAGAATTTTGTCACGACTTCACCACGCTCAGGCTTTAAACCTGCTCCTCCGACGAGAACTGGGGGGACTCTCCAGGAGTACCCTTCTCCTCATTGGCCGCACTGTTGTTGGTGAAGCCATACTCGATAGCCttggcctcgatctcgtcgtcCGAGAGCCGGGGCAGCTCGTGAGAAGCCCGAACGTAGCTCATCTTTTCACAGTAGCCCTTGGCGAAGATGAGatcgatctcctccagacTGCGGCCCGCGGTCTCCGGGTAGAAGAAGTACATGGGCGGGATGAAGAGGGCGTTCATGCAGGCGAAGAACAAGTAGGTGCCCCACGAGATGTGCTGAATCATGACCGGAGTGATCATGACCACGGTGAAGTTGAAAAGCCAGTTGCTGCAGGTAGAGACGGCGTTGGCCTTGGCTCGCGTACGGATGGGCGACAGCTCAGCAGGGTACAGCCAgggcagcggcagcatcgCGGCACCGAAGAAGGCCATGTATAGGAACAGGCCGAACACGGCGCCCTTGGCCGGCCCCTTCGATCCGGGAATCAAACAGGCGAACACGATGATCATCGCCACCATCTGTCCAGTCATACCACCGATGAACAGCTTGCGGCGGCCAatcttctcgatgaagaACCAGGAGAACGTGGCGAAGATGGCGTAGACAATCATGTTGACACCACCGATCAACATGGACATGAATTCATCCTGCTTCAAAGACGATTTCAACAGCACGGGTAGATAGTAGATGACAGCGTTGCAACCGGACAACTGCTGGGCGAtttgggaggaagagccgaTAATCATGCGGCGGAAGTGCTGCGTCTTGCCTCCTGTCAAAAGGTCCGAGTAGCCCGCGCCATTGGCCACACCGGCCGCCTCGATCGACTCGATAACCAGCTGCTTTTGGACCTGAGTGTGGTGGTCTTCGATCTCAGTCCCAGCCAGGGCCGCCAGCACGTACTCGCCCTCATGGACCTTGCCCTTGGAGATGAGATAACGGGGAGAGTCGGGCAAGAATGCCATGccaacgatgatgatgatgccgaaCACGATCTGGAAGGCAATGGGGAAACGCCACACCAGCGGCGCCGGGCCGTAGGAGGCACCAAAATCAATCCAGTACGCGATCGCCGTGCCGATGGCAATGATACCTCCTTCGATACAGATCAACAGACCACGGTTGCTGGTGCGGGAGCACTCGGCCTGGTAGGTCGGGATGGTGGAGGTGTTCATGCCGTTGCCGATGCCGGTGATGACTCGGCCGAAGAAGAATTGGAGCAGGGGAATGTGGTCGATGAAGGAGGTCACCTGGATAATCACACcgatgatcatgatcgtGGCACCGGCGATGATCATCCACCGGCGACCCAGCCAGTCACCGGTGAACAGGGCGAACATGGCGCCGAACAGACAGCCCAGCTCGTAGACGGCAGTCACCAAGGCCTGCATGGTGGGGTCGCCCTTGGTGGCAGTGAAGATGTCATTGAAGGCCTTTGCACTGATAATCCCTGACATGACACCCTCTGTGGACGGGGTTAGCACGGAACGAAAGTGATGATCAAGAGGGACGTACGGTCATAACCGAACAGCAAGAATCCCATTGTGGCAATGGTCGAAATGGTCAACGACAGGGGCCTGCCGGACATGCCAGCATATTTGGGCGCCATGGTGACAGTAGGTGAAAGAAAGACAATGAGGTCGAATCCAGTTGACAAGATAGTGAAGGATCGGACTACCCCCCGGAAAATGGCACGTGTTAAGGAGTGAACAGGTACAGAAATGGAGATTGGTCGCGGAGAATGACCTGGGGGAAAGGAACGGTATTTGAATGATCGTGGGAAAAAAAGTGGCAAGTCCATTCTTTCTCCGTCCATATACTCGGAGCCGATTCAGGTCCCGCTCGGACTGGGTCCGGTGGAACCACGCGAGCCCCGAATGCATCAAATAACGACGAGCTAAGCATTATCTTGGGCCGATCCCGGTTTGTGTCCCTGATGACATCAGGCCCGAATATCAATGGGCCAAGTGCGAAATTTTAAGAGGGTCACCATGATGCTGGTTCGGTTGGGATTGGCAATGCCTCGCCCGAGTGGACTGGCTTGCATCCGCGGTCGTCCTCTGCTCCGCCGATACGGACGGGATGGAATTATGGTCTTGCGGTCTGTTGTGTGAGTTCGGCCGAATTCCAACGGAGGATGCCGGTGGCCTTCGCTATCATTCTCGCAGCTCAACAGGCACGCGGACGGCCAGCTCTGACTCGGGATAGTTGCCACGGTCGTGTTGCTATGGCGGATGCTGCCGACTCGACGTGATACCTACAGGGTTAGCCCCCTGCATGGTCGCACACAGCATCGGCTGTGGGTTTCGGGAAGCCGTGTGTGATGT is part of the Penicillium psychrofluorescens genome assembly, chromosome: 4 genome and encodes:
- a CDS encoding uncharacterized protein (ID:PFLUO_005889-T1.cds;~source:funannotate): MAPKYAGMSGRPLSLTISTIATMGFLLFGYDQGVMSGIISAKAFNDIFTATKGDPTMQALVTAVYELGCLFGAMFALFTGDWLGRRWMIIAGATIMIIGVIIQVTSFIDHIPLLQFFFGRVITGIGNGMNTSTIPTYQAECSRTSNRGLLICIEGGIIAIGTAIAYWIDFGASYGPAPLVWRFPIAFQIVFGIIIIVGMAFLPDSPRYLISKGKVHEGEYVLAALAGTEIEDHHTQVQKQLVIESIEAAGVANGAGYSDLLTGGKTQHFRRMIIGSSSQIAQQLSGCNAVIYYLPVLLKSSLKQDEFMSMLIGGVNMIVYAIFATFSWFFIEKIGRRKLFIGGMTGQMVAMIIVFACLIPGSKGPAKGAVFGLFLYMAFFGAAMLPLPWLYPAELSPIRTRAKANAVSTCSNWLFNFTVVMITPVMIQHISWGTYLFFACMNALFIPPMYFFYPETAGRSLEEIDLIFAKGYCEKMSYVRASHELPRLSDDEIEAKAIEYGFTNNSAANEEKGTPGESPQFSSEEQV